The proteins below come from a single Harpia harpyja isolate bHarHar1 chromosome 2, bHarHar1 primary haplotype, whole genome shotgun sequence genomic window:
- the BTC gene encoding probetacellulin isoform X1 — protein sequence MEAAAAAPAPGGGPGTLLLCLALASGLAFFSCVGADANVTAGHGTEGLTCGAAENCTGNVTQLRRQGHFSRCPEEYKHYCVKGRCRFLVAEKAPACVCERGYTGARCERVDIFYLRGDRGQIVIISLIAAIVSLIILIVCACLCSHHCRKQRRKRKAEEMETLNKNSPSKSEDMLETGIA from the exons atggaagcggcggcggcggccccggccccgggcggcggccccggtaccctgctgctctgcctggcccTCGCCTCCG GCTTGGCGTTTTTCAGTTGCGTGGGCGCCGACGCCAACGTCACCGCCGGCCACGGCACGGAGGGGCTCACCTGCGGCGCGGCCGAGAACTGCACGG GGAACGTGACGCAGCTGAGGCGACAGGGTCACTTCTCCAGGTGCCCGGAGGAGTACAAGCACTACTGCGTCAAAGGGAGATGCCGCTTCCTCGTGGCCGAGAAGGCTCCGGCTTGCGT GTGCGAACGAGGCTACACGGGGGCTCGCTGCGAGAGGGTGGACATCTTCTACCTGCGAGGCGACCGGGGCCAGATCGTGATCATCTCCTTGATCGCCGCCATCGTCAGCCTCATCATCCTCATCGTTTGCGCCTGCCTCTGCAGTCA ccacTGTCGGAAGCAGCGtaggaagagaaaggcagaagagatggAGACGTTAAACAAGAATTCGCCTTCCAAAAGCGAGGACATGCTGGAGACGGGCATCGCGTGA
- the BTC gene encoding probetacellulin isoform X2: MEAAAAAPAPGGGPGTLLLCLALASGNVTQLRRQGHFSRCPEEYKHYCVKGRCRFLVAEKAPACVCERGYTGARCERVDIFYLRGDRGQIVIISLIAAIVSLIILIVCACLCSHHCRKQRRKRKAEEMETLNKNSPSKSEDMLETGIA, from the exons atggaagcggcggcggcggccccggccccgggcggcggccccggtaccctgctgctctgcctggcccTCGCCTCCG GGAACGTGACGCAGCTGAGGCGACAGGGTCACTTCTCCAGGTGCCCGGAGGAGTACAAGCACTACTGCGTCAAAGGGAGATGCCGCTTCCTCGTGGCCGAGAAGGCTCCGGCTTGCGT GTGCGAACGAGGCTACACGGGGGCTCGCTGCGAGAGGGTGGACATCTTCTACCTGCGAGGCGACCGGGGCCAGATCGTGATCATCTCCTTGATCGCCGCCATCGTCAGCCTCATCATCCTCATCGTTTGCGCCTGCCTCTGCAGTCA ccacTGTCGGAAGCAGCGtaggaagagaaaggcagaagagatggAGACGTTAAACAAGAATTCGCCTTCCAAAAGCGAGGACATGCTGGAGACGGGCATCGCGTGA